In Sesamum indicum cultivar Zhongzhi No. 13 linkage group LG8, S_indicum_v1.0, whole genome shotgun sequence, the sequence CATGAAGCAAGCTAAATTTCTAGCATTTCACGAGTTTCAGTACTTTCAAATTGAGTACTTTTCTGAGACTAAAGTGCTGGCAGTAGAGCAGAAATAGCTGAAATTATGAAATGAGCTCTTGATGGATAAAGTTAAAGTCAAAAGCCTTATGTGAAAGTTGGAAATATTGAAGTGAAAGACTTTAGAAACAGTCTAGTTTTAGGAGGTTATATATCCTTTGGAGTTCTCATTGATGGCCTCTGTGTTCGTGAGAATTGTTCCATAGACAAATCGGTATAGTTGTTACTTGGACGACTGATTAGACTAGTGACAACTTCTGTTTTTAAtagtttactttttttttttattatgtctgtgaaattaattgaaatcaTATTAAATCTGTTCCTATTTGGTGGGGTATGggcaacagcagcagcaagtTCCACAGCTGCCATTTGGATCTCTTAACGATAGAAACTCGGAGGGTTTTTGTAGTCTCATCGACTATATATTCCTACTAATGTAATTTCCATTACTAAGGGGCAGATATAGTTTTATCTGCCGAACTGTTGAATGCTGGAATTAGACCAACAACCCAAGGCAGTTGGTGATATCAAGTTATGAAGAggttatatcttttttaacaACAATACAGATACACTTGAGCTGCTATCTTACCTCAAATTAGGAATTATGGACGCCAACTTGCAACTAAGATTTTGATACATCTAGTCCTCAAGCCACCGAGTATTCCATTTCAATCATGTGTATTCTTAGCATACTTAATGTCAAAAATCTTTGGCAGGAGGGAGTCACATGTCTGCAATGGCTTGCCGGTTCTAGATATATAGCCACCGGCTGTCTTGACGGAAAGGTGCGAGTTTGGGATAGTCTCTCTGGAGATTGCgcaaaaatatttagtggACACTCTGATGCAATTCAGTCTATCGCCATATCCGCCAACGGAGACTTTCTAGTATCTGTTTCACTTGATGGAACAGGTCGGGTGTTTGAGATTGCAGAATTCAGATAAAATCAGAAGCAGCTCAGCCATAAGTTGTGAGTTTTCTTTGATGCTCCTTTTGAGATGTCTTTAATTTATTCCAAGTTATGAGGTTCTCTCATGGTTTGGTATAAAAAGAGAGTCCTCTTACAAGTACTTGTTGATTGATGGGATGAGAGTATTGAACATACTTTGATCCATACATCATAATATCTGTATTATGGCAACTTTTAATGTCAGCAAACATAACTTTAAGTTTTACATCTGGTCATGCAGCCGAccaatttttttcctcataaatcataattaattctcaCTTGAGTCATCCGTGACTTCGTTCTTGCCACTCTGCTAAATATATGTACGGAAGGGTTGCCCTCATCATACACAACCCATTTCTTTCCTAAGGCCATGTTTACCGTCTGGGATGGGATAAACATGTGATAAATCACATCAAGATAAAATTGCGATATGTTGGGACAGAATCAACAATATGTTTACTACTCCAAGACAAATTgcttgattattttattatcatagcAGACAAATGGGATTAAAATGCGAAGTTACTTTTGTACTAATAAACAAAGAATTATGTCAAATGTCACCTCAAATTTTACTTCTCATTACTGAGCACATTTCTAAGTTATATCCGGCACCAAAATCTCAAAAGCATCAACCCTTTCTCCCTATTCCTGTCCATGGCATTCTCTTTATTCCTGAGCCTTATGGCCTAGACATCCAAGGAGAGATGTCTGCAGCAAAAGCTCTTAAGGCCGATTAAGGTGAAATGTGGCCATTGCGAATGTTTCGGGAAACTAGCCTCAGAATTTGCATGGTAGACATCCAAAATTATGTGAGATTTATTTTAGTGTGCTTTTGTCGCTAGTTAATATAATGTTTGTGGAGGGAATGCAGTTCACATGCAACGAATAATCACATATGATAGGCATGTATgaaattgttataaattatgggGCTgttggatcaacatttccgCAACGGAGAGAGataaaaataagagtaaatttACATTgacatttctttaaattaggtttaattacacataatttatttttaatacaaatttatgtAACACATTTGAACATTGTAGTtgcaattataaatacattttctattaaatgATGAAGatttacacaaatacctcttaaaatatattagacgAACAATACCTCATAGAGTTACTTATTTTTGCAACGGATAGTCAGTGTGTGGAAAGTAAAACCCGCAAGGTCCATTCGGGCTTTCTGCATTTATATACCAGTGAAGCCGGCAAGTGCAAGTTTTTCCATGTCATGAATAGTTCCAGAAATGGAGAGGCGGAAATAGTATCCGCAATTCAGTTTCATCCATTTCAAATGTGTGTTCGCTCCTGTTTACTGGTCCCCACCATCGGCATCCAGTACCAATATGTCTGCATTAAAGGTTGTATTTACGATCTTCTTCTACATGTTCCCAATTGAAGTTGTAAAACTGGTTCAATTAAGGTACCTTACTTTCACTTATAATGGAAAAGTCCCTGCTTCCATAACCAAATTATGGAATCTTCATTAGTTGATTACCCGTCAACATCTAAGGATCCTATCTTCTGCGGCTCGTTGCTCTTATCCGTCCATTGAGATATGGAATATGCAAGAATTGAGGCATCTCCAAGTCATGAGAAAGGAAGTAACAATTCTTACTTCGGATAATGCTAGCTTGCCAAACCTCTTAACACTTTTAGGTGTTAGTGCTCACAGTTGTACCAAAGAGGTCCTCGAAAGAATCCCAAATCTGAAAAAACTAGAAATTCAAACTGAATTAGCATGAGATGTTGTTGAACCACTATGTTGCTTTGATCAACTTTGGCATCTCCACACACTTGAATCACTCAAATATGTCATTGTGAATCCTAACCTCTCAGCTCTCAGTTGTCACCCCTGAACCGCCTGCTGCATCAATTTTTCCATCAGGTACTAAAAAGTTAACTTCAAGTGTGGTTTGGATTGCCTTGGGAACACATGGGCAGTATTGCTGAATTGTGGAATCTTGAAGTGCTCAAATTGCAATGCTATGCTTGGGAAACTTAAGAGGACAATTTGCCAAGACTTAAGTTTCTGCTACTTGAAGACACTGATATGGAGTGTTGGAACGTAGATTTTACAGCTTCCAAAGGCTCGAGCATCTAATCATTCAGCACTGCAACATATTCAAAGAGACCCTCTGCTCAATTCGATACAACAGCTATCTTAAAATGATCGAGCTAGTTGATTGCGATCCTTCTCTTCTGGCTTCTGCCAAGGAAATAGTAGAGTATCACATGCGCTCTGgaaattatttgtttcaaCTTTGTGTCAAGTCTTCAGAGGATGATGCGAACCTCAAGTCATGAGTATCAAATTGGCTCAAAAGGCAagtcattttcagttttagttAGTTATTCAGAAGACAATATCTCATGTATGTGTGCATATTTGTGTGAATAAACTACATTGGAAGAActacaaaaaccaataaaacTTTATACTTCCTTAGGGGTATAACTACCTGAAAGGCCTTTGGGAAGTCCCGCCTCAAACGCTAGTACAAACAAGTTTAATATTTTGCCCCTGTTGGATCTGTCATTGAGAAGATGTCATCCCAGTGGATCTGTGAATCAAGTAAACGAGAAAACAAGTTTGATACAAACAGTTTTCAGACCATGTTCTTTAACACGGCCAGGACGTGTTCTTCCCGACTCAACcgtgtaatttttgtatccTTTCCCATGTAATACACGACCGTGTTCTTTGGCTCACAGTTAtttttaacactttttttAACAGTTGGacacaaaacataaaaacaaaaaacaaaaaaaaacagggGTAAAGAttaaggatcaaaattgcGGCAAGGGAACATTAGAAACCAAAAGCGAGTAAGGGGCTATATATAGGGACACAATATGTAATTAGCCTCATTTTAAATCCACATTTGTCTCATTCATTTGTATTTCTGCCtaatttctctttctctcttggTCGACAACAGGCACTAGCTATCAAAAGCAGACTAATGTTTGCTTCAAGAGTGTCCCCATAACTTGGCTAGTTGACTGGAACTGGGAAATGCAAACGGAAATCCCATTCTTCCTAATCCTCTACCAAGCATAAGGTCAAAATGACAGGCCAAATTCACCTGCATAGGAACAAGAAACATGAACAAAAGCCTAGTAGTTGGGTAGCGTCTACACAACGTACTAGAATAGGAGTTGCATTTGAGACGTCGAACTCTTACGCTGCCCGCTTTATGCCCACAGAACAAGTGAGGAGCTCATATAAGTCATGCAGATATGTTTAGCAGTGGCCTGAAGAGAACCGGAACACCTTATAGTGCAACATACTCCTTGTGCATGTTTGTAGTAGTACACCAATCAGGAAATATTGCACAGTAGCTACTATCCAGTTTCCACAGCTTGTATTATGCCCTTCTGTCACCTCTCTATCTTAGTAGTGGGGAAGTAAAACTATATACCTCAGACATGTTATCTGCTACTCCGAAAGCTAAGACATAAAATTAAGACAAGCACCAAAATGTCCTTTCACAAAATTTACAGATTTATAGAGTTAACATTTCactattactaatttatacGATAAGGTAAGATATCCTCAACAGCACCTAGAAACTTCAGAAACAAGTAGTCAGCTTTCCATTTGCTCAAATATATGCAGCCAAAAATGAATcgtaaaaaaggaaaaacctTCCACTTCGTTGAGTAAATTTACAAGGTATAAGCATTATACCTCAAATGTATAATAATCTATTGAACAGTATAACAACAGTCAAGAAACTCGCAACAAAGGCTACACATGGatcaattttctaaaacaGTAAGTACCTATAAGAAACCACCCGACAAGAGCGAAAATGAAGATCGCCAAATAAGCGAGAAAGATCTCCCCTCCAAAGACAAGCCCCAGGCCAAGTACAACAAGAAATGGTACATAGGTCCGAAGAAGTGCTAATGTACTAACATACTGTCCCTTGATGAAAATAAGAAGAGCCAAGTTTACTACATTCCAATTGCCACCCTGAAACTTCAACTTGTTCAAAGAATTGGCCACAAAAGAATGGCAGTTGCAAGTTAAGATGTTGTAGGACTCATGTTGGTACTCCTGTGTGCTTTTACGTAAGGCATCATCCCAGGTCCTAATATCTCTTATCTCACTATTTTGCATCAACTCATCTTCGCTGTCGTGTGCAGAGGAGTCAACAAAAGTCCAGCACTGCACAATTTAGATGAACATAGATCAGCAAAAAAATCATGGCAAAACGCACCAGTAAGCTATTCTTTCAACAGAATTATCAAAGTAGTTAACACATTAGTAAGTTTAACCAATCTATGAAATCAGACTAGTGCCCTTGTGTAAATGATGTTCACAGGTTAGACCACATACTTTTGCAAAAATCATAGCATAAGCATCGATAAGCCTTTTTGCCTGAAGTACACAAGTGatctaatcaacaaaataGTAAGACTCATCATAACAACAAAATTGGATCGGTGCCTTTCAAGTAAACAATGTTTTCATGgggcatcaaaatcaaattggaGTTTGCATTAATCAACTCTACCTGATCTTTGCTCAGTTGAATATATCGGGTTGGCGCaccaaaagtaaaattatcaacGCAAACGAAGTTCGGCCCAGCGAAATCCAAGATAACTCCATCCTGCCTGCATATCCCAATATGACCAATGCAAGGAAAAAACCATGACAGCAAAGGAAGAGGACTCCACACAATGCAGCACGGAAATCGGCTTCTTTTTGGATCAATTTGCGTTGAATCAACCTCAGTTTCTCCAATCATCAAACTATGCTCTTCATTTGATCCCATTGCCTAATCTGTACAATGCTGATAAATATCCCACGATCAGAGAAAACATCTATTTGAATTAGCAATATTTTTCACATCAACGCATATACAAATGTAATGAAATCCGGAACTGCATACGAACGTCAGAGGAAAGAAGATAGCATCAACGATTCAGCTCTATgacaaatcaaaaaataatttttcaaaccctAATCTTCTTCCAAACTTAGAAATCGAAAAATTGATTTCGAATCGAGAGGGGGAAATACCTTAGGCGGAAGCGGAAGGACGGCGGAGTGCCTAGGGCGTTGGATCAGCTGAAAGCTCTGATTTGCCTGGAAGTAGCAAAAAGGTACTGATCATATGGTCagaaattacattatttaatattttccctttttcaccccatcaccatcaccaaaatacaattaacaaataatcaaaaatttactatcaatttaaaaaaaaaataaaaatcaactaACATAATATACCTAAATTACAGCTATCtctcataatatttgatataattataaatatcccatcattatttaaaaaattataaattttct encodes:
- the LOC105168833 gene encoding protein RTE1-HOMOLOG translates to MGSNEEHSLMIGETEVDSTQIDPKRSRFPCCIVWSPLPLLSWFFPCIGHIGICRQDGVILDFAGPNFVCVDNFTFGAPTRYIQLSKDQCWTFVDSSAHDSEDELMQNSEIRDIRTWDDALRKSTQEYQHESYNILTCNCHSFVANSLNKLKFQGGNWNVVNLALLIFIKGQYVSTLALLRTYVPFLVVLGLGLVFGGEIFLAYLAIFIFALVGWFLIGTYCFRKLIHV